The following are encoded together in the Arcticibacterium luteifluviistationis genome:
- a CDS encoding TonB-dependent receptor: MKIINYLILFTLISLSTLAQSSSLSGYISDAENGEGMIGLSVYVKEAKTGTQTNAYGFYSITLPQGDYTLVLTYLGYETLEKNISLTENQTLNLEMTSVSSALDEVVVKAEREDQNVKSMEMSVNKVDMKTIKKMPAFMGEVDVIRSIQFLPGVSTVGEGASGFNVRGGGIDQNLVLLDEAPVYNSSHLFGFFSVFNPDAVKDVKLIKGGIPANYGGRISSILDVRMKEGNSKKAEFTGGVGTIFSRFAFESPILKEKGSFIVALRRSYIDVLAKPFLKGDIKDSKFYFYDFTAKGNLKINDKNTVFLSGYLGRDVFGSGFGFNWGNTTTSLRWNHIFNEKLFMNATVFYSNYDYLLDTDLNDENDQDSFEWKSNIENYSIKPDFQYFINPKNTLSFGGQSIYYNFNPGQATAVSGGQRISIGLENKYAVESGLYVSLEQKVNEKLSLQYGIRYSDYRYLGSGTEVILNETGVEPGDRKNVTEVNDIGKGELIQQYGNWEPRASANYSINSSSSIKVSYNRLAQYIHLLSNTTASSPLDVWTPSSNNIKPQIGDQIALGYFKNFDNNTYEASVEVYYKKLQNQIDYVRNADLFLNPTVEADLLSGDGRAYGAEFYVKKNKGKFNGWVSYTLARTERQVEGLNNNDWFPARIDKLHNVSLVGIYDTEKKWNFSATFNLSSGTPASFPTSKFIWQDIALPHNYTDARNSYRIPASHRLDLAATKKNKHALFKKGESEWVFSVYNVYNRRNAFSVYVRQKEDNFSQTEAVRYSVFASILPAVTYNFKF, from the coding sequence ATGAAGATAATCAATTACCTCATTCTTTTCACATTAATTTCATTATCTACCTTAGCTCAAAGCTCTAGCCTTAGTGGCTATATAAGCGATGCAGAAAATGGAGAGGGAATGATTGGCCTTTCTGTTTATGTAAAAGAGGCAAAGACAGGAACTCAAACTAATGCATATGGTTTTTATTCGATTACCCTGCCTCAAGGCGATTACACGCTGGTTTTAACTTACCTAGGCTATGAGACCTTAGAAAAAAACATTTCGCTTACCGAAAACCAAACACTGAATTTAGAAATGACTTCGGTTTCGTCTGCTCTAGATGAAGTGGTAGTTAAAGCGGAACGAGAAGACCAAAATGTAAAAAGCATGGAAATGTCTGTTAATAAAGTAGACATGAAAACCATTAAAAAAATGCCTGCATTTATGGGGGAAGTAGACGTCATCCGAAGCATCCAGTTCTTGCCAGGTGTGAGTACCGTAGGAGAAGGAGCTTCTGGTTTTAATGTAAGAGGTGGAGGAATTGACCAAAACTTAGTGCTGCTAGACGAAGCACCTGTTTATAACTCTTCACATTTGTTTGGCTTTTTCTCCGTTTTTAATCCTGATGCGGTTAAAGATGTTAAACTGATAAAAGGTGGTATTCCTGCAAATTATGGTGGTAGAATCTCGTCCATTCTCGATGTAAGAATGAAAGAAGGAAACTCCAAAAAGGCAGAATTCACTGGCGGAGTTGGTACCATTTTCTCACGCTTTGCTTTTGAAAGCCCTATTCTAAAAGAAAAAGGTTCTTTTATTGTAGCCCTTAGGCGTTCTTATATTGACGTACTCGCCAAACCTTTTCTAAAAGGTGACATTAAAGACTCTAAGTTTTACTTCTATGACTTTACTGCCAAAGGAAACTTGAAAATAAACGACAAGAACACCGTTTTTCTTAGTGGATATTTGGGACGTGATGTATTTGGTTCGGGCTTTGGTTTTAACTGGGGAAACACCACCACCTCACTTCGATGGAATCACATATTTAACGAGAAACTATTCATGAACGCTACCGTCTTTTATAGCAATTATGACTACCTCCTTGATACTGATTTAAATGACGAAAACGACCAAGACTCTTTCGAGTGGAAATCAAATATTGAAAACTACAGTATCAAACCAGATTTTCAATATTTCATTAACCCTAAAAACACGCTTAGTTTTGGTGGACAAAGTATCTATTACAATTTTAACCCTGGTCAAGCCACGGCTGTATCAGGTGGCCAACGAATCAGTATTGGTCTGGAAAACAAATATGCTGTAGAATCAGGTCTTTATGTGAGTTTGGAACAAAAGGTAAACGAAAAGCTCTCATTGCAATATGGCATCAGGTATTCCGACTACAGGTATTTAGGTTCTGGAACTGAGGTTATTCTTAACGAGACAGGTGTGGAACCCGGAGATAGAAAAAATGTAACAGAAGTTAACGATATCGGGAAAGGAGAGCTCATTCAACAATACGGAAACTGGGAGCCAAGAGCCTCCGCTAATTATAGCATAAACTCAAGCAGCTCTATAAAAGTAAGCTATAACCGCTTAGCTCAATACATTCATTTGCTTTCAAACACCACTGCTTCTTCTCCATTAGACGTTTGGACACCGAGTAGCAATAATATCAAACCTCAAATAGGCGACCAAATAGCATTAGGATACTTCAAAAACTTTGACAATAATACCTATGAGGCTTCTGTAGAGGTTTATTATAAGAAACTTCAAAATCAAATTGACTATGTCAGAAATGCCGACCTTTTCTTAAACCCCACCGTTGAAGCAGATCTACTTTCGGGCGATGGTAGAGCCTACGGAGCTGAATTTTATGTCAAAAAGAATAAAGGAAAATTTAATGGCTGGGTGAGCTATACCTTAGCCAGAACCGAAAGACAGGTGGAAGGTCTCAATAATAATGATTGGTTTCCGGCAAGAATTGACAAACTTCATAATGTGTCTTTAGTCGGAATATATGACACTGAAAAAAAATGGAACTTCTCTGCCACATTTAATCTATCGTCAGGAACTCCAGCCTCCTTCCCTACCAGTAAGTTTATTTGGCAAGATATAGCCCTTCCACATAACTATACCGATGCTCGTAACTCCTACCGTATTCCTGCATCTCACCGTTTAGACCTAGCAGCTACCAAAAAAAACAAACACGCTTTGTTTAAAAAGGGAGAAAGTGAATGGGTTTTTTCTGTTTATAACGTCTACAATCGACGAAATGCATTCTCGGTATATGTAAGACAAAAAGAAGATAACTTCTCCCAAACAGAAGCAGTAAGGTATTCTGTTTTCGCTTCTATCCTACCAGCTGTTACATACAATTTCAAATTCTAG
- a CDS encoding DUF4249 domain-containing protein has translation MKKIIIPTFALLSLALSFSSCEDVIDIDVQDAVEQLVIDGWLTNKAEDQYIKLSLTQPYFDNSDVRFVSGAEVVVFEADSTAHPFTDMGDGRYLLKKEDAGFLEENGQYALYVKYQNDEFAALSKLNRVPAIDSLSYEFFEFPFAADDSTESEGYFAQFYATDPEGEGDTYWIRTTKNGKLINDPSQISLAYDAGFSPGSRSDGLLFILPVRQSINDGLYQHNDSIHIEIWSITPDAYLYLSQVAQESSNGGIFATPPANIPTNIFNRNENSPNKALGFFGISAVSEFSTVLDSTLARPTD, from the coding sequence ATGAAAAAGATAATAATTCCAACGTTTGCTTTGCTTTCATTAGCACTAAGTTTTAGTTCCTGTGAAGATGTCATTGATATTGATGTTCAAGATGCCGTAGAGCAACTAGTAATAGATGGGTGGCTAACCAATAAAGCGGAAGACCAATATATAAAACTCAGCCTTACTCAGCCATATTTTGACAATTCCGATGTTAGATTCGTTTCTGGAGCAGAGGTAGTCGTTTTTGAAGCAGATAGTACCGCTCACCCTTTTACCGATATGGGAGATGGCCGATATTTACTAAAAAAGGAAGATGCTGGCTTCTTAGAAGAGAATGGCCAATACGCTCTCTATGTCAAATATCAAAACGATGAGTTTGCTGCCCTATCCAAATTGAACAGAGTTCCAGCCATTGACTCTCTTTCCTATGAGTTCTTTGAGTTTCCCTTTGCAGCCGACGACAGCACAGAAAGCGAAGGTTATTTCGCCCAGTTTTACGCCACAGACCCAGAAGGTGAGGGAGACACTTATTGGATAAGAACAACTAAAAATGGTAAATTGATAAATGACCCAAGTCAAATTTCATTAGCCTATGACGCTGGTTTCTCTCCCGGTTCACGCTCTGATGGACTTCTTTTCATTTTGCCTGTAAGGCAATCTATAAATGATGGATTATATCAGCATAACGACTCTATTCATATAGAGATTTGGAGTATAACTCCAGATGCTTATCTATACCTAAGCCAGGTAGCCCAGGAATCTTCAAATGGTGGTATTTTTGCTACTCCACCCGCAAATATTCCTACCAATATTTTTAACCGCAATGAGAACTCTCCAAACAAGGCTTTGGGCTTTTTTGGTATCTCAGCGGTGAGTGAATTCTCCACTGTTTTAGATAGCACATTGGCTCGTCCAACAGATTAA
- a CDS encoding 1,4-dihydroxy-2-naphthoyl-CoA synthase, with protein MPSPDWKTAKEYEDITYKKTDGVARIAFNRPEVRNAFRPKTVFELIDAFEDARNDGNIGVVLLSGEGPSSKDGGWAFCSGGDQNARGKDGYKDAVGVGRLNILDVQRQIRFMSKPVICVVPGWAVGGGHSLHVVCDLSLASKEHAIFKQTDANVASYDAGFGSAYLARQVGQKRAREIFFLGRNYSAQEAFDMGMVNAVIPHEELEDTAFQWAQEILEKSPMAIRMLKYSMNMIDDGLIGQQIFAGEATRLGYMTEEAKEGRDAFLEKRKPDFDQFPKYS; from the coding sequence ATGCCTAGTCCAGATTGGAAAACAGCGAAAGAATACGAAGACATTACCTATAAAAAAACTGACGGTGTTGCCAGAATAGCCTTTAATAGACCAGAGGTTAGAAACGCTTTTCGTCCAAAAACAGTTTTTGAACTAATTGACGCTTTTGAAGATGCCAGAAACGATGGTAACATAGGTGTGGTGCTCCTATCAGGAGAAGGTCCTTCTTCTAAAGATGGTGGTTGGGCTTTTTGTAGCGGTGGCGACCAAAATGCTAGAGGAAAAGACGGCTATAAAGACGCTGTAGGAGTTGGTAGACTTAATATTCTAGACGTACAGCGACAAATTCGTTTTATGAGCAAACCAGTCATATGTGTAGTGCCTGGCTGGGCTGTAGGTGGAGGCCATAGCCTTCACGTGGTTTGTGATTTGTCATTAGCTAGTAAAGAACATGCTATTTTTAAACAAACCGATGCTAATGTAGCTTCTTACGATGCCGGTTTCGGTTCTGCTTACTTAGCTAGACAAGTAGGTCAAAAAAGAGCAAGAGAAATATTCTTTTTGGGCAGAAACTATTCTGCTCAGGAAGCTTTTGACATGGGTATGGTAAATGCTGTCATACCTCATGAAGAATTAGAAGACACGGCTTTTCAATGGGCTCAAGAGATTTTAGAAAAGAGTCCAATGGCCATAAGGATGTTAAAATACTCCATGAACATGATTGATGACGGCTTGATAGGTCAGCAGATATTTGCCGGTGAGGCTACAAGGTTGGGCTATATGACTGAAGAAGCAAAAGAAGGAAGAGATGCCTTCTTAGAAAAAAGGAAGCCTGATTTCGATCAGTTTCCAAAATATTCATGA
- a CDS encoding cold-shock protein: protein MGRSQETFSKKEVRNKKEKRKKEKAEKRLLKKDLDKSGKLEDMIAYVDEFGNISNTPPDPTKVKEEIDAENIEIGIPKREDGPPEEIERKGTVSFYNDSKGYGFIKDQGSQDSVFVHVNNTLDEIREGDKVIFEIEMGPKGPTAVKVKVV, encoded by the coding sequence ATGGGTAGGTCGCAGGAAACATTTAGTAAGAAGGAAGTAAGAAACAAGAAAGAAAAGAGAAAGAAGGAAAAGGCCGAAAAACGCCTTTTAAAGAAGGATCTAGACAAGTCTGGAAAATTAGAAGACATGATAGCTTATGTGGATGAGTTTGGAAACATTTCAAATACACCACCAGATCCAACAAAGGTTAAAGAGGAGATTGACGCGGAAAACATAGAAATAGGGATTCCTAAGAGAGAAGATGGGCCGCCAGAGGAGATAGAAAGAAAAGGAACCGTTAGTTTTTATAACGACTCAAAAGGTTACGGCTTCATTAAAGATCAAGGAAGTCAAGACAGTGTATTCGTACACGTCAACAATACTCTTGATGAAATCAGAGAAGGTGATAAAGTTATCTTTGAGATCGAAATGGGACCTAAAGGACCTACTGCCGTTAAGGTAAAAGTGGTTTAA